The DNA sequence AGTTTGTCAAGACGAAAAGGATGATGTTACTGAAATAGCCTGGAGGGGGAACCGATTGATTGGGTGATATTGACCGACCAAAGCAAGCTTGGTGGGATACAGCGGTGTGTATCCCACCGGGTTTTTATTTATCAAGTCAGCACTAATGCCTTCATCCGGGATAATGGAAGCAAAATGAACAACAATCAAGTAGAGTTGTTTCTAGTGTTAAAATGAAGAGGCATACCCTCATAAGTGTTTACCGCACAGAGGATTATCATATTGGAAAATCAATGGCGGAGAGGCTGGGATTCGAACCCAGGAACGAGTTGCCCCGTTAACTGCTTAGCAGGCAGCTGCCTTCAGCCGCTCGGCCACCTCTCCGTCGCGAATCGTCAATATAACGACATTTTCTGAATTTTCAACTTTTTTCTTGGGATGAGTTGTTCGAAAATTCCAATGAAATCAGAAATCACCTTTACCGGGCTTAAATTCCCCATGAGTGATAGTTCCTCCACTTAACTGGAATAACGAAGGACCCATTTCATCGGTGATTTCTTTATAAATGATACCAAAATGCAGCACCACTCCAGGATAGACTTTCTTAATCGCAATGATTTTGGCATTTTGATTTTGCTGGATTTTCGTTTCTAATGCTTCTTTTTGTTTGGCAAATTTTTCTTTTTGTGCTGGTAAATTTTTCTTAAATGCTTCCAGTTTCTTTAGGGCCGCTTCCTTATTCGGCGCCAATTTACCATCCATTTGCAGCCTATAAAAAGCGTAAAGTCCCTCATTGACTCTTTCTTCGTTTTCATTTAACTGCTTAATTTCATTTATCACGGTCCGGTATTTTTTCATCAATTCAGCGTTATAGGCAACCTGAAGTTTGGTTCTCGTGCCGGCTTCCGAGCCCAAAATTGTAGCTTTAATCTCATCTCCGGCCATTATTTTACCGCCGACGATTCGACCCTTGGATCCCTTTACGATAACTCGTTCATGGGCAGTTAAGAGGCTATTAAATACTTCGCCTCCAACATAAATCGCGTGCCCGGCCCCAATTATCTGATCATCGACATATTTGCAATGAACATCAGTGGCTGCTTTGAGAAGGCCGTTGCGACTTCCCCAAAAACCGCCTTTTACCATTATGCTGCCCCCACTGATGATTTTGGCATCCTCAACATTTTTGTATATTTCAATATCGCCTTTGGCGATTACTTCATAATTAGCTTCCACACTTCCTTTAATTATAAGCGAGCCATTATGCTTAATATTACCGGTTTTGGTATTAACCCCGCCGCCAATTATGTGTATTTCATTAACGTTGATCCGTCTTCCGCTTGTCACCAGAGAACCATTGCAATCGGCGTACAATTCCAATCCGTTGTCAGAGATGCGAGTATTTTGCCCGGCTGGTAATTTGATATCTTTGCCCGTTTTGGCTGAGACTTTTTCACCGAGAACGTTTGTCCCGGGAATCCCTTCGTTGGCTGGTGATTTTACGACAAGTAATTGATCTTTTTCCGTGCATCGAACAAAACTAATATCTTTGTAGTCGATCCTGCCTTCGTCGTCTTCCTTGGGCTGTAATTTTTGGATCTCTTCAAACTTATATTCTAATTGAGCATCTAATCCCTTTACAGGCTGTTTTCCAGTCGCTATAGTTATATCCTGATCATATAGTGAATCAGTTACTATTTTCTCAATGAGTTCTTCATCAATCCCAAAAGAGATTTTATGGGTATTAAGAGCCTGCTTGATTTCATCCGGGGTTGGAGGCGGATTATCTTCCGACGGCCAGGGAATTCTTATGGTTGCGGTCATTTTATCGGGTACAATTGTTACTCTTATATTCGATTCCGAAAGAGCGGAATCAGCCCCATTTTTCTTCTGGTCAGTGGCTTGATTCAATATATGATCCTCGGTTTAGCCTTCTCTTGATATATTCCCTCGACCGGACATCAATCTCCAGTAGGCACGTTCAACTATAAGATTTATCTCAAAACTCTTGAACGGTTTAGTAATATATTCATCAGCTCCAAGCAGCAACGCGTCCTTGACGCTATATGAATCCCCATAGGCGGTCATAATAATCACTCCGATCGATGGATATTTGCTGCGGACATTTTTTAACAACTCAAACCCATTCATTTTGGGCATTTTAATATCGGAAATAAGGAGATCGTATGTTCCCTGAGAGAGTTTATCTAACGCTTCCTCGCCGTTTTCGGCAGTATCTACACCATACCCTTCCTGAACAAGAATTTTCACAAGCAGGTTACGAAGCATTTCCTCATCATCAACCACCAAAATTTTGCATTCAGCATTCATATTTTCCTGACCTATAGTCTATAACGCATTAAAAGAGACACCCTAATTATATTAAATCGGGA is a window from the Candidatus Zixiibacteriota bacterium genome containing:
- a CDS encoding FapA family protein produces the protein MNQATDQKKNGADSALSESNIRVTIVPDKMTATIRIPWPSEDNPPPTPDEIKQALNTHKISFGIDEELIEKIVTDSLYDQDITIATGKQPVKGLDAQLEYKFEEIQKLQPKEDDEGRIDYKDISFVRCTEKDQLLVVKSPANEGIPGTNVLGEKVSAKTGKDIKLPAGQNTRISDNGLELYADCNGSLVTSGRRINVNEIHIIGGGVNTKTGNIKHNGSLIIKGSVEANYEVIAKGDIEIYKNVEDAKIISGGSIMVKGGFWGSRNGLLKAATDVHCKYVDDQIIGAGHAIYVGGEVFNSLLTAHERVIVKGSKGRIVGGKIMAGDEIKATILGSEAGTRTKLQVAYNAELMKKYRTVINEIKQLNENEERVNEGLYAFYRLQMDGKLAPNKEAALKKLEAFKKNLPAQKEKFAKQKEALETKIQQNQNAKIIAIKKVYPGVVLHFGIIYKEITDEMGPSLFQLSGGTITHGEFKPGKGDF
- a CDS encoding response regulator gives rise to the protein MNAECKILVVDDEEMLRNLLVKILVQEGYGVDTAENGEEALDKLSQGTYDLLISDIKMPKMNGFELLKNVRSKYPSIGVIIMTAYGDSYSVKDALLLGADEYITKPFKSFEINLIVERAYWRLMSGRGNISREG